DNA from Nitrospirota bacterium:
CTCGCGGGCACCCTCTCGGGCCTGTGCAGGACGAAGCTGATGAGAAGCTGGTTCTGTTCGGGTATCGTCAGATGATGGCACTCATGGCAGTTGATGCCGGCATGCTCGCTTACCGACCAGGCGTCATAGGCCGGCTGCATGAGGTGGCAGGCCACGCAGAACTTCGGGTTGTTCTGGGTGAAGTCGTAGAATTTATAGGCGACGGCCCCCCCTCCCACCGCCATGACAAGTATCAGGACGGCAATGATGATTTTCCCCTTGAGAGGCAGTTTCTCTCTCCACCACTGGACCATGGCTTGGTTGCTCCCCCTTTTGTGCGAATTTCTGTAAACTAAACTTCCTTGAACGACTCATACGCCGCCCGCGCGGTCCGGGTGATGTCCCCCGGCGTGTGGGCCAGCGAGATGAACCCCGCCTCGAACTGGCTCGGAGCAAGGTTCACACCCCTCTTGAGCATCCCCAAGAAAAACCGGGCGAACTTCTGCGTGTCGGCGGCCACGGCCGTCTCGTAATCCACCACCTCCCGTTCGGTGAAATACGTGCAGAACATGGTGCCCGCCCGGTAGAACTTCGTCACTGCGCCGGCGCGCCGGGCTGCGTCCCTCAGGGCCTCCTCCAGGTGCGCCCCGATGCGCTCCAGCTTTTCGTACGTGCCTTTTCTCCTCAGTATCTTCAGGGTCTCTATGCCCGCCGTCATGGCCAGGGGGTTGCCCGAAAGCGTGCCGGCCTGATAGACCGGCCCCTCGGGGGAGACCATGCTCATGATGTCCGCCCGTCCGCCGTAGGCCCCTACGGGAAGCCCTCCTCCGATGACCTTGCCCAGGCAGGTCATGTCCGGCTTGATCCCGAAGCGCTCCTGGGCGCCCCCCAGAGCGACCCTGAAACCCGTCATGACTTCGTCGAAAATGAGGATGATGCCGTGCTTTCTGGTGAGGCTGCGGAGGGCCTTGAGAAAGCCCGCCTTGGGAAGGATGAGGCCGGCGTTGCCCACCACGGGCTCCAGGATGACGCAGGCGATGTTCTTCCCTTCCTTCTCTATGACCGACGTAAGGGACCGGGTGTCGTTGAACGGCAGGGCGATGGTGTTTCTGGCCGAAGACCTGGGGACGCCCGGGCTCGTGGGCACACCGAAGGTGGTGGCCCCGGAGCCGGCCTTCACCAGAAGGCCGTTCGCATGGCCGTGGTAGCAGCCGGCAAACTTGATGACCTTGTCCCTGCCCGTGTACCCCCGGGCCACGCGGATGGCGCTCATGGCGGCCTCGGTGCCGGAGTTGACCATGCGGACCTTCTCCATGGAGGGGTAAAGCTCCAGCACCAGCGCGGCTAGCTCCACCTCCAGGGCCGTGGGGGCCCCGTAGCTCGTGCCCTTCTCAACCGCGGCCTTCAGGGCCCTGGTCACCCGGGGGTGGGCGTGCCCGAGGATCATCGGACCCCAGGAAAGGACGTAGTCGATGTAGGCGTTGCCGTCTACATCGTAAATCCGGGAGCCCTTGGCGTGGTCGATGAAAAGGGGATTGCCGCCCACGGCCTTGAACGCCCGGACCGGACTGTTCACTCCGCCGGGGATGAGGCCTTGGGCTTTTCGGAAGAGGGTTTTGGACTTTCGCCGCGACACCTTTTCCATGAGAACTTACACTAACACACGGCCGGAACTTCTGTCAAAAACCACAGCTTTAGGATGGGCCCTGTCGCCCCGGACGGACCACGGCCCCGTGCGGGCCGACCGCGCATTTCCCCTGGGGCCGGCACTTATGGTATAAAAGAGGACGAGCACGCAAGGAGGGTCTTGATGAGAAAGTTCGTATACGTACTCCTCGCAACGGGGCTTCTCTGGGGCTGCACCCAGGGAGCAAAGGAAAGCGAGACGTCCGGAGCGTATCTGGCCAAAGTCGACGGCACCGCCATCACCGAGCAGGACGTGCAGAGCCAGTACGATATGCTCCCGCCCCAGGTCCAGGAAGTGTTCGCCGAACAGGGCGGCAAGGCCCGGCTGATCGACGAGCTGGTGAAAAAGGAGATGCTCTACCAGGAAGCCCGGAAAGCGGACGTGCAGAAGGACGAGAAGTTCAAGGAGCGCCTGGCCGAGTTCAAGAAGCGCCTCATGATAGAAATCCTCCTTCAGAAGGAAATCGGGGAGAAATCGAAGGTCTCGGACCAGGAGGTCCGGGATTTCTATGAGAAGAACAAGGAACGCTTCTCGGTGGGCAAGCAGGGAGAGAAAGGGAGCGAACCCATCGAATTCGAGACCGTCCGGAAGCTCTTGAAGGAGCGCCTCCAGGGCCAGAAACAGCAGGAGGCCTTCGAAAGCTACGTGGATTCCCTGAAAAAGAAGTACACCGTTGAGAGGAACGAAGAGGCCATCCGCGCAGCCTTCGGCAATGCCCCTGAGCCCGGCAGCGCCCCTACGCCCTCGGCAGCGGAATAGAGTAGACGCAGGCGGGAGAGCCCGCCGTCTGGCACGCGGTGCGCTTGACCTTGGGCCCCAGAAGGTCCCGGAAAAGCTCCAGCTCGTACCGGCAGGCCTCGGGGTAAGACTGGGCCACGCTGGGTATGACGCAGTTGAAAATGTTCAGGGTCCAGGCCTTCCCGTCGGACTCCACCTCGGCCATCTGGCCCTCCTCGTTGAGCGCTCCGGCCAGGGCCGAGACCCTCGCCTCAAAGGGCTCCATGCCCTCCAGCAGCTGCTCCTTCTCATCGAGGCGCCTGCCCTTGAGGGTCTTGAATAGCTTGTCCACCTTCTTCCTGCCGTCCAGCTCCTCCACGGTTCTCAACAGGTCCCCGGCCAGCTTGCCGTAGGCGCTGGGAAAGACCTCCTGAGCCTTCGGGGTAAGGCTGTAGAGGAAGACGGGCCTTCCGATGCCGTACTTGCGGGTCTCGTACGAGACGAGGCCACGCTTCTCCAGGGACATCAAGTGCTGTCTCACCGCCATCGGCGTGATGCCCATCTCCTTGCTCATGTCGGCGACGGTGAGATGGCCGGCCCTCTTCAGGAGGGTGACAATCCTCTCCCGCGTGGGGTTCTCCTCCATGGCCATTTCCATAGCAAATATTATCACATCTGCTGCGAAAATAGGGGAAAATAAATATAAAAATATTTAATTGACGGCAAAATGGCTCCTTTTGCCTGGGCGCCCCGGGTGCTCTATAATCAGGGTAATCCCCGTGCGAGGAGGTAAGGCATGCTCGTAGTGGCCGACAACCTGAATACGAGGAACGTGGCGTACATGGACGCCCTGAGCAGACGCGACGCCCGGGCCCTGGCCGGCATGGTGTGTGCCCTCTGCGAGGCCGGGGCGGAGGCCGTCAACCTCCAGTGCTCCCTGGACGGGGCCGGAGACGAGGACGTCCTGCCCTGGGCCGTGGAGGCGGTGCTTCTGGCGGCGGGGGTGGAGACCGGCATCTGCCTGGACTCTCGAAACCTCCCCGCCCTGAAGGCGGCCTTGCCCCTGCCCAAGAGCCCTCCCCTGGTCAATTACGTCTCCCGGACGGAGCCCCCGGACCGGAAGGCGCTGTTGGAG
Protein-coding regions in this window:
- the hemL gene encoding glutamate-1-semialdehyde 2,1-aminomutase encodes the protein MSRRKSKTLFRKAQGLIPGGVNSPVRAFKAVGGNPLFIDHAKGSRIYDVDGNAYIDYVLSWGPMILGHAHPRVTRALKAAVEKGTSYGAPTALEVELAALVLELYPSMEKVRMVNSGTEAAMSAIRVARGYTGRDKVIKFAGCYHGHANGLLVKAGSGATTFGVPTSPGVPRSSARNTIALPFNDTRSLTSVIEKEGKNIACVILEPVVGNAGLILPKAGFLKALRSLTRKHGIILIFDEVMTGFRVALGGAQERFGIKPDMTCLGKVIGGGLPVGAYGGRADIMSMVSPEGPVYQAGTLSGNPLAMTAGIETLKILRRKGTYEKLERIGAHLEEALRDAARRAGAVTKFYRAGTMFCTYFTEREVVDYETAVAADTQKFARFFLGMLKRGVNLAPSQFEAGFISLAHTPGDITRTARAAYESFKEV
- a CDS encoding SurA N-terminal domain-containing protein → MGPVAPDGPRPRAGRPRISPGAGTYGIKEDEHARRVLMRKFVYVLLATGLLWGCTQGAKESETSGAYLAKVDGTAITEQDVQSQYDMLPPQVQEVFAEQGGKARLIDELVKKEMLYQEARKADVQKDEKFKERLAEFKKRLMIEILLQKEIGEKSKVSDQEVRDFYEKNKERFSVGKQGEKGSEPIEFETVRKLLKERLQGQKQQEAFESYVDSLKKKYTVERNEEAIRAAFGNAPEPGSAPTPSAAE
- a CDS encoding transcriptional regulator — its product is MEMAMEENPTRERIVTLLKRAGHLTVADMSKEMGITPMAVRQHLMSLEKRGLVSYETRKYGIGRPVFLYSLTPKAQEVFPSAYGKLAGDLLRTVEELDGRKKVDKLFKTLKGRRLDEKEQLLEGMEPFEARVSALAGALNEEGQMAEVESDGKAWTLNIFNCVIPSVAQSYPEACRYELELFRDLLGPKVKRTACQTAGSPACVYSIPLPRA